The proteins below are encoded in one region of Parvicella tangerina:
- the thiL gene encoding thiamine-phosphate kinase: protein MSEKYNDLKDLGEFKLIDYLTQNVKIHHASTIKGIGDDAAVLDHESRKTIVSTDMLVEGVHFDMVFTPLKHLGYKAVVVNLSDIYAMNAHPRQLTVSFAISSKYSVEAISEIYEGMIHAANFYGVDIVGGDTTSSLKGLVISVTAIGEAKEEDLTYRNGAKENDLLIVSGDLGGAYAGLNLLQREKEVWKVNPNMQPELEGFDYVLERQLKPEARKDVVKYLAELGVKPTSMIDVSDGLASEIYHLCKNSEVGCSLYEEKIPIDPMTHKVIREFDLDPTVAALSGGEDYELLFTISQSDYDKVKGNPHWTVIGHMTDKSQGVNLITTGGSVTPLKAQGWDSFGKEKEE, encoded by the coding sequence ATGTCTGAAAAATACAACGACCTTAAAGATCTTGGAGAATTCAAATTGATCGATTACTTAACGCAAAATGTGAAAATCCATCACGCAAGTACCATCAAAGGCATTGGTGATGACGCTGCCGTTTTAGATCATGAGAGCAGAAAGACAATTGTATCTACAGATATGCTCGTAGAAGGGGTGCATTTTGATATGGTCTTTACTCCACTTAAGCATTTAGGTTATAAAGCAGTTGTGGTAAATTTGAGTGACATTTATGCCATGAACGCTCACCCAAGACAACTCACGGTATCCTTTGCTATATCAAGCAAGTATAGTGTTGAAGCCATTTCAGAAATCTACGAAGGCATGATCCATGCGGCTAATTTTTACGGTGTAGATATCGTGGGAGGAGATACCACCTCTTCGCTGAAAGGCTTAGTTATCAGTGTCACTGCAATTGGTGAAGCTAAAGAAGAGGATCTTACCTACAGAAATGGAGCGAAAGAAAATGACTTGCTTATCGTCTCTGGAGATCTGGGCGGTGCGTATGCCGGACTTAACCTTCTTCAGCGAGAAAAAGAAGTTTGGAAGGTAAACCCGAACATGCAGCCAGAACTGGAAGGTTTTGATTACGTATTGGAGCGGCAACTTAAACCAGAAGCTAGAAAGGATGTGGTAAAATACTTGGCTGAACTTGGTGTTAAACCTACCAGTATGATCGATGTTTCTGATGGGCTTGCTTCTGAGATCTACCATCTTTGTAAAAATAGTGAAGTTGGTTGTAGCCTTTATGAAGAAAAAATCCCAATCGACCCTATGACCCATAAAGTGATTAGAGAGTTTGATTTGGACCCAACAGTAGCTGCCTTGAGCGGTGGTGAGGATTATGAATTACTGTTTACCATTTCACAGTCTGATTATGACAAGGTTAAAGGCAACCCCCACTGGACAGTGATTGGTCACATGACGGACAAAAGTCAAGGGGTTAACCTAATCACCACTGGCGGAAGCGTAACTCCATTAAAAGCACAAGGCTGGGATAGCTTTGGTAAAGAAAAAGAGGAATAG
- a CDS encoding DUF4175 family protein gives MKGIDHLIHKLEQFIRKYYTNKLIRGVIYTLGLLLSFFLFILLIDYFGQFKSSGRTILFYAFTLTGVGVFAFNIVWPLLQLGKIGKSLSHEDAAKMVGDHFGDVKDKILNTLQLYKANESIQSAQLELVTASINQRIEQLRPLPFTAAIDIGENKKYLKYLAIPILLFLGIYLVNSKIITDGTERFVNYSNTAIDEEAVPFSFVINNNELSVIEQEDFELIVTIDDKKYAPETVYITVDGVEHKMKKLGAKEFSYEFRNVQQNQDFVISAQSVTSDEYTLKTIPKPSLLGFDIELNYPAYTQLANEKLKNIGDLVLPEGTQAIWKFNTKNTTNIAFHLADSLLMLEPKGLNTFETGKQFFENTSYSISTSNEFAAGKDSIQYFVTVTKDQYPSIQVGEKMDSANSFVHYFNGDISDDYGFSKLNFHYQIIDEKGKVKESHVDPLSVSKDFNSDQFFHFIDLSTLGLEPGETVTYFFQVWDNDGINGSKSTKSISKQYKAPTLEQLMDQSDQASEEIKDDLEKSMDEAEKLKQELNDIKKSLLEKDKPDWQDKNKIEQFLQNQQSLQQNIEKLQQNNLENQKQNNQFNQQSQEILEKQEMLNKLFDELMSDEMKELYKELQKLMEQMNKDQLLNKIDDIEMSQEEINKELDRALEQFKQFEFEQKHEEITKQLDELAKKQEELAEETKNKEKSNFDLNKEQEEIDKQFEKLQQEIDELEKLNEELEQPNDMADTEQDEQEINEEMKNSQEQLGDKKNKKASESQQNASDKMKEMSQKMKDSQAQSEAQSAQEDLDSLRQLLENLIDFSFEQEHVMDQFLGLNSRDPKYVKLGQDQRKLNDDAQLLEDSLFALSKRVLQLSPFINKEVAAMNANLEQTMKYITERQTAMTMAKQQYVMTAVNNLALLFDEAIKQMQQQMANSKPGSGQCNKPGGSGSPGGKPSPMSMKQMQKQLEEQMKKMKEAMEKGKNPGGKKDGEQEGDGMGSKPGSGQKPGGPGGQQMSKELAQMAAQQEALRKQIQQLSQELNQDGSGAGNGLKEIAKEMEEVEEDIINGKITDQTLMRQKQIMTRLLEHEKATREQDMDEKRKSNEAINQEFSNPTEYLKYKEEKAKELELLKTIPPSLKPYYKNKVNQYFEQIDR, from the coding sequence ATGAAAGGAATTGATCATCTCATACACAAGCTGGAGCAGTTTATTCGAAAATACTATACGAATAAGCTGATCAGAGGAGTAATTTACACCCTTGGGTTACTGCTCTCCTTTTTTCTATTCATTCTATTGATTGACTATTTTGGTCAATTTAAAAGTTCAGGTAGGACTATTCTTTTTTATGCTTTTACTCTAACTGGGGTTGGCGTTTTTGCCTTTAATATTGTGTGGCCGTTATTACAACTTGGCAAAATTGGCAAATCACTTTCTCATGAAGATGCAGCAAAGATGGTTGGAGATCATTTTGGCGATGTAAAGGATAAGATCTTGAACACCCTTCAACTTTACAAAGCGAATGAATCTATTCAGAGTGCGCAACTTGAACTCGTTACTGCCTCGATTAATCAACGAATTGAACAACTTAGGCCTCTTCCTTTCACAGCAGCGATTGATATTGGCGAAAACAAGAAGTACTTGAAATATCTGGCAATCCCAATTCTCCTATTTCTTGGCATCTATCTGGTTAACAGTAAAATAATTACTGATGGCACGGAACGTTTTGTAAACTATAGTAACACGGCCATAGACGAAGAAGCAGTTCCGTTTTCTTTTGTAATCAACAATAATGAACTTAGTGTAATTGAACAAGAGGACTTTGAACTTATCGTAACGATTGATGACAAAAAGTATGCTCCAGAAACTGTTTACATCACTGTTGATGGCGTAGAGCATAAAATGAAGAAACTTGGTGCTAAAGAGTTCTCCTATGAGTTTAGGAATGTACAGCAAAATCAAGACTTTGTAATTAGTGCACAATCCGTTACCTCTGATGAATACACCTTAAAAACCATACCTAAACCATCACTTCTAGGGTTTGATATTGAGCTCAATTATCCTGCTTACACACAACTAGCGAATGAAAAACTAAAAAATATTGGTGATCTAGTGTTACCTGAAGGAACACAAGCTATATGGAAGTTTAACACCAAAAACACTACGAATATCGCTTTTCACCTTGCCGACAGTCTGTTGATGCTAGAACCAAAAGGCTTGAACACGTTTGAAACTGGTAAGCAATTCTTCGAAAACACAAGCTATTCCATTTCTACCAGTAATGAGTTTGCCGCTGGCAAAGACTCCATACAATACTTCGTGACAGTCACAAAAGATCAATATCCTTCGATCCAAGTTGGTGAAAAAATGGATTCAGCAAATAGTTTTGTTCACTATTTCAATGGCGATATTTCTGATGATTACGGTTTTAGCAAATTGAATTTCCACTACCAGATCATTGATGAAAAGGGAAAAGTGAAAGAGTCACATGTTGACCCATTGAGTGTCAGTAAAGATTTTAACTCTGATCAGTTCTTTCATTTTATTGATCTTTCAACTTTGGGACTTGAACCGGGAGAAACGGTTACCTACTTCTTCCAGGTTTGGGACAATGATGGAATTAATGGATCTAAGTCGACAAAAAGCATCTCCAAACAGTATAAAGCCCCAACCCTAGAACAGTTGATGGACCAATCCGATCAAGCCAGCGAAGAAATCAAAGATGACCTTGAAAAAAGCATGGACGAAGCTGAAAAATTGAAGCAGGAACTCAATGATATCAAGAAGTCTTTGCTCGAAAAAGACAAACCAGACTGGCAGGACAAGAATAAGATAGAGCAATTTCTACAGAATCAACAAAGCTTGCAGCAAAACATCGAAAAGCTTCAGCAAAACAACTTAGAGAACCAAAAGCAAAACAACCAGTTCAATCAACAAAGTCAGGAGATACTCGAAAAACAAGAGATGTTGAATAAGCTCTTCGATGAACTGATGAGTGATGAAATGAAAGAGCTCTACAAGGAACTTCAAAAGCTCATGGAGCAAATGAACAAGGATCAACTGCTGAATAAAATTGACGACATTGAGATGTCACAAGAGGAAATTAACAAAGAGTTGGATCGCGCTTTGGAACAATTTAAGCAATTCGAGTTTGAGCAGAAGCATGAGGAAATCACTAAACAATTAGACGAACTGGCCAAAAAGCAAGAAGAGTTAGCGGAAGAAACGAAAAACAAAGAAAAATCAAATTTTGACCTCAACAAGGAGCAAGAAGAGATCGACAAACAATTCGAGAAGTTACAACAAGAGATTGATGAACTTGAAAAGTTAAATGAAGAACTCGAACAGCCCAATGACATGGCAGATACTGAGCAGGATGAGCAAGAGATCAATGAGGAAATGAAAAACAGTCAAGAGCAACTTGGAGACAAAAAGAATAAAAAAGCCAGCGAATCTCAACAGAATGCCTCTGACAAAATGAAAGAGATGTCTCAAAAAATGAAAGATTCTCAAGCTCAAAGCGAGGCACAATCAGCCCAGGAGGACCTAGACTCTTTACGTCAATTGCTTGAAAACCTTATTGATTTCTCTTTTGAACAAGAGCACGTTATGGACCAGTTCTTGGGGTTAAACAGTCGAGATCCGAAATATGTGAAATTAGGTCAGGATCAGCGCAAATTGAATGATGACGCTCAATTACTGGAAGATTCATTGTTTGCGTTAAGTAAACGAGTTCTGCAGTTGAGTCCTTTTATCAATAAGGAGGTTGCGGCCATGAATGCTAACCTTGAGCAAACGATGAAGTACATTACAGAACGTCAAACTGCGATGACGATGGCAAAGCAACAGTATGTGATGACTGCGGTGAATAACCTAGCCTTGTTATTTGATGAGGCCATCAAGCAAATGCAGCAACAAATGGCGAACTCAAAACCTGGAAGCGGCCAATGCAATAAACCGGGTGGAAGTGGATCGCCTGGAGGCAAACCAAGTCCGATGAGTATGAAGCAAATGCAGAAGCAACTTGAAGAACAGATGAAGAAAATGAAAGAGGCGATGGAGAAAGGGAAGAATCCAGGTGGTAAAAAAGATGGCGAGCAAGAAGGTGATGGCATGGGTTCTAAACCGGGAAGTGGGCAAAAACCAGGGGGGCCAGGAGGCCAACAAATGAGCAAAGAGCTAGCACAGATGGCTGCACAGCAGGAGGCTCTTCGCAAACAGATTCAGCAACTATCTCAAGAACTAAATCAGGATGGATCTGGTGCGGGCAATGGGTTAAAGGAAATTGCAAAAGAGATGGAAGAAGTTGAAGAGGATATTATTAATGGAAAAATTACTGACCAGACACTGATGCGCCAAAAACAAATCATGACAAGGCTGCTGGAACATGAAAAAGCGACCAGAGAGCAAGACATGGATGAAAAGAGAAAATCGAACGAGGCAATTAATCAAGAATTTAGTAACCCTACAGAGTATTTGAAGTATAAGGAGGAGAAAGCTAAAGAACTGGAATTGTTAAAAACTATTCCGCCTTCTTTGAAACCTTATTATAAAAACAAAGTAAACCAGTACTTTGAACAGATAGATCGTTAA
- a CDS encoding DUF3299 domain-containing protein, protein MRTFLLLLGLVLLGSLNTLKSQTVITWELLKDVEFQEVWSEEFQAVYMVPKFGSKVKSLDGKKIQIRGYVIPVDVLADYYVLSANPYSSCFFCGQAGPESVMEIQLAKQYDGLRMDKIITVQGTLRLNADDILQLNYILEDAEVIE, encoded by the coding sequence ATGAGAACGTTTCTATTATTATTGGGGTTGGTGTTACTAGGAAGTCTAAACACTTTAAAGTCACAGACGGTGATCACCTGGGAGTTGTTGAAAGATGTGGAGTTTCAAGAGGTCTGGTCAGAAGAGTTTCAAGCCGTTTATATGGTTCCTAAGTTTGGAAGCAAAGTGAAGAGTTTGGATGGTAAGAAAATCCAGATTCGAGGTTATGTAATTCCTGTGGATGTTTTGGCTGATTACTATGTGTTGTCTGCAAATCCCTATTCAAGCTGTTTCTTCTGCGGACAAGCTGGTCCCGAATCTGTGATGGAGATCCAGTTGGCAAAGCAGTATGACGGTCTCCGAATGGATAAAATTATTACTGTTCAGGGAACACTAAGGTTGAATGCTGACGATATTCTTCAATTGAATTATATTCTGGAGGATGCAGAAGTTATTGAGTAA
- the lpdA gene encoding dihydrolipoyl dehydrogenase, protein MSKYDVTIIGSGPGGYVAAIRCAQLGLKTAIIEKYSTLGGTCLNVGCIPSKALLDSSEHFFNAKHNFEEHGIDTGDIKVNMKQLIERKNGVVSQTCDGIKYLMDKNKIDVHHGIGSFVDKNTIKVTGEGEETTIQTDKVIIATGSKPNYFPGMEPDKKRIITSTEALNLKEVPKHLIVIGGGVIGLELGSVYARLGAEVTVVEYANTIIPMMDGTCSKELLRILKKEGFKFSFNHSVKKVENTGKGVVVTADNKKGEEVKIEGDYCLVAVGRKPYTEGLGLENIGIEVDKRGMIPTNDHCETSVPGVYAIGDVIKGAMLAHKAEEEGVYVAELMAGQKPHINYDLIPGVVYTWPEVASVGKTEEEVKASGAEYKVGSFPIRALGRARASMDIQGVVKVIADKATDEVLGVHMVAPRAADLIMEAVVAMEYRASAEDIARICHPHPTYSEAVKEAALGAWDDNAIHI, encoded by the coding sequence ATGAGCAAATACGATGTTACTATTATCGGTTCAGGACCAGGAGGTTATGTTGCAGCGATTCGTTGCGCACAGCTAGGGTTGAAAACAGCAATCATTGAAAAATATAGCACACTCGGAGGAACTTGTCTAAATGTTGGATGCATCCCCTCTAAAGCACTGCTGGACTCCAGCGAACATTTTTTTAATGCTAAACATAACTTCGAAGAACACGGTATTGACACTGGTGATATCAAAGTAAACATGAAACAGCTGATCGAGCGTAAAAATGGTGTAGTTTCTCAAACATGTGATGGTATTAAATACCTTATGGACAAGAATAAAATTGATGTTCACCATGGTATTGGATCTTTTGTGGATAAAAACACCATCAAGGTTACAGGAGAAGGCGAAGAGACAACTATCCAGACAGACAAAGTGATTATCGCAACAGGTTCAAAACCAAACTACTTCCCAGGAATGGAGCCTGACAAGAAAAGGATTATTACTTCTACTGAGGCACTTAACTTAAAGGAAGTACCCAAACACCTTATTGTAATCGGAGGGGGAGTTATCGGTTTAGAACTAGGTAGTGTATATGCTCGTTTAGGAGCTGAAGTTACCGTAGTTGAATATGCTAACACCATCATTCCAATGATGGATGGGACATGCAGTAAAGAACTTCTTAGAATTCTAAAGAAAGAAGGGTTTAAGTTTAGCTTTAATCATTCTGTAAAGAAAGTTGAAAACACAGGAAAAGGTGTCGTTGTAACTGCAGACAACAAAAAAGGTGAAGAGGTGAAAATTGAAGGAGATTACTGCCTGGTTGCTGTGGGAAGAAAACCATACACTGAAGGTCTTGGTTTGGAAAACATTGGAATTGAAGTAGACAAGAGAGGAATGATTCCTACGAACGACCATTGCGAAACTTCCGTACCTGGAGTTTATGCCATTGGAGATGTGATTAAGGGTGCGATGTTAGCGCACAAAGCGGAAGAAGAAGGTGTTTATGTTGCGGAGTTAATGGCTGGACAGAAACCTCATATCAATTACGACCTCATACCAGGTGTTGTTTACACTTGGCCTGAAGTGGCTTCGGTTGGAAAAACAGAAGAAGAAGTAAAAGCTTCTGGAGCTGAATACAAAGTAGGTTCTTTCCCGATCAGGGCTTTAGGAAGAGCTAGGGCGAGTATGGATATTCAAGGGGTAGTAAAAGTGATCGCGGATAAAGCTACAGACGAAGTTTTAGGCGTGCACATGGTAGCACCTCGGGCAGCAGATCTGATCATGGAAGCAGTTGTTGCCATGGAGTATAGAGCTTCTGCAGAAGATATCGCTAGAATATGTCACCCACACCCTACGTATTCTGAGGCAGTCAAAGAGGCAGCATTAGGTGCTTGGGATGATAACGCTATTCACATTTAA
- a CDS encoding tetratricopeptide repeat protein, producing the protein MNKRFRTIAMASAVTGGMIMSSCTLVKDLDYKVLEDPLEMHGDEVKLKMQATFVEKGLNKKASVKLTPIFVCTDGTEIPFDSREFQGEKAAGNGEVITKAGKTVTYESSRPYQPCMEEGKVIVRIEPKKGDKEKDPITTEGIANGTIITPYLIQLDDQVMAADDNFVRVTTHDTVAVINYDKGRFNVKSSELKQDDIKGLEGFITMAQTNERRDVKSYNIVSYASPEGEIDLNDNLAGDRATSANEYLTNFYSKSKIETVPTINKSPKGEDWAGFKTEVEKTDHEDKDLILRVLEMTSDLNKREEDIRNMAKTYTFLEKEVLPQLRRSQIVCTYDKVGWSDDELKQLSKTNPDTLTVEELLYTAELVDDLNEKLRIYKESERMYGDDWRTSNNVGYILYMQNDVDGAKAKFEKAYEIDQNEIVTNNLGAVIHMGGDRDRAKELFMQAGSSVETSYNLGLVSIQESTSGNYDEALEKMGDNETFNVALAMVLNGDNEGGLGMIDKAADADAAYAHYLKAVIGARTDNQEMVISNLTTAISKDAAYKAKAAKDAEFLKFKEVDAFKSLVQ; encoded by the coding sequence ATGAACAAAAGATTTAGAACAATCGCAATGGCTTCTGCTGTTACTGGTGGAATGATCATGAGCAGTTGTACGCTTGTAAAGGACCTTGATTATAAGGTTTTGGAGGATCCGTTAGAAATGCACGGAGATGAAGTGAAGTTAAAAATGCAGGCTACATTTGTTGAGAAAGGTCTTAACAAGAAAGCGAGTGTAAAGCTTACCCCAATATTTGTTTGTACAGATGGAACAGAGATTCCTTTTGATTCAAGAGAATTTCAGGGTGAGAAAGCAGCTGGAAATGGTGAGGTAATCACTAAAGCTGGAAAAACGGTAACGTACGAAAGCTCTCGTCCTTATCAACCTTGTATGGAAGAAGGTAAAGTGATTGTAAGAATCGAGCCTAAAAAAGGTGATAAAGAAAAAGATCCTATCACTACAGAAGGGATCGCTAACGGAACGATCATTACTCCTTATTTGATCCAATTAGATGATCAAGTAATGGCTGCTGACGATAACTTCGTAAGAGTTACTACTCACGACACAGTAGCTGTTATCAATTATGATAAAGGAAGATTTAATGTTAAGTCTTCAGAATTGAAGCAAGATGACATCAAAGGTTTAGAAGGTTTCATCACGATGGCTCAAACCAATGAGCGTAGAGATGTGAAGAGCTATAATATTGTTTCTTATGCTTCTCCGGAAGGTGAGATCGATTTGAACGATAACCTTGCGGGTGATCGTGCTACTTCAGCAAATGAATACCTAACTAACTTTTATAGCAAGTCGAAAATTGAAACGGTTCCTACAATCAATAAGTCACCTAAGGGTGAGGATTGGGCTGGATTCAAGACAGAAGTTGAGAAAACAGATCACGAGGACAAAGATTTGATCTTAAGAGTTCTTGAGATGACATCAGATCTTAACAAGAGAGAGGAAGACATCAGAAATATGGCTAAGACATACACTTTCCTGGAGAAAGAAGTACTTCCTCAGTTGAGACGTTCTCAAATCGTTTGTACTTACGATAAAGTGGGATGGAGTGATGATGAGTTAAAACAACTTTCTAAAACAAATCCTGATACGCTTACTGTAGAAGAATTGTTGTATACTGCTGAGTTGGTGGATGACCTTAACGAAAAGTTGAGAATCTACAAAGAGTCAGAAAGAATGTATGGTGATGACTGGCGAACTTCTAACAATGTAGGATATATCCTTTACATGCAAAATGATGTTGATGGAGCGAAAGCGAAATTTGAAAAAGCTTACGAGATCGACCAAAATGAAATCGTAACTAATAACCTGGGTGCTGTGATCCACATGGGAGGTGACAGAGATAGAGCTAAAGAGTTGTTCATGCAGGCTGGAAGTTCTGTAGAAACATCTTATAACCTTGGGTTAGTTTCTATTCAGGAGTCAACTAGTGGTAACTATGACGAAGCTCTTGAGAAAATGGGAGATAACGAAACATTTAACGTAGCGCTTGCTATGGTGTTGAATGGAGATAATGAAGGAGGTTTAGGTATGATCGACAAGGCTGCTGATGCGGATGCTGCTTATGCACATTACCTTAAAGCAGTGATCGGTGCTAGAACAGATAACCAGGAAATGGTGATCAGTAACCTGACTACTGCGATCTCTAAAGATGCTGCTTATAAAGCGAAAGCGGCAAAAGATGCTGAATTCCTTAAGTTTAAGGAAGTAGACGCATTCAAATCGTTAGTTCAATAA
- the tig gene encoding trigger factor codes for MDVLENKIDDLNAVLTVKIAKEDYMENYEGSLKKYRKQIQMPGFRPGHVPTAVVKKKYGPSILAEEIDKLLNEAIQNHIKDNELNILGNPLPKTDDKQDIDWKNPADMEFSFEIGLAPQFELKLDGKTKYPFNKVKVDDSLVDKQIEDFARRYGKMVPVDKSEEKDMIWATFTELDENDKPMEGGFEHNSTVAIEFLEDDKMKKKLTGVKAGDTLILDPKAISRGDADMGAMLGISKEEASTYGKNVELKVTEIKRMEPAEVNQELIDKVYGEGNVEGVDAMREKIAGELSQMFAQDSDRLFKRDFADITLEKLKLDLPHDFLKKWILSSSKEDISMEDVEKEYEQYANSLKWQLVENRIIKDNDIKVDFEEVLNHTKNLLANQYAQYGMMVPVDEELTANARKVLENREEAQKLFEQLYDLKVIAFLKDTVKIQEKELSYDDFVKEAQKN; via the coding sequence ATGGATGTTTTAGAAAACAAAATTGATGATTTGAATGCTGTCCTTACCGTAAAGATCGCTAAGGAAGATTACATGGAAAATTACGAAGGTTCATTAAAGAAATACCGTAAGCAAATCCAGATGCCTGGTTTTAGACCTGGGCATGTGCCTACTGCTGTTGTAAAAAAGAAATATGGCCCATCAATTTTGGCTGAAGAAATTGACAAATTGCTCAACGAAGCAATTCAAAATCATATTAAGGACAATGAATTGAATATCTTGGGAAATCCACTGCCGAAAACTGATGACAAACAAGATATCGACTGGAAAAACCCAGCAGACATGGAGTTTTCTTTCGAAATTGGACTTGCGCCTCAGTTTGAATTGAAGCTTGATGGAAAAACAAAATACCCTTTTAACAAGGTAAAGGTTGACGACTCATTGGTGGACAAACAAATTGAAGACTTCGCTAGAAGATATGGCAAAATGGTGCCCGTAGATAAAAGTGAAGAGAAAGACATGATCTGGGCTACTTTCACCGAGTTAGATGAAAACGACAAACCAATGGAAGGTGGTTTTGAGCATAACTCAACTGTAGCTATTGAGTTTTTGGAAGACGATAAAATGAAGAAGAAACTAACTGGTGTTAAAGCTGGTGACACGCTAATTCTGGATCCAAAAGCCATCTCAAGAGGAGACGCTGACATGGGAGCGATGCTTGGTATTTCAAAGGAGGAGGCTTCTACATACGGCAAAAATGTAGAGCTTAAAGTAACTGAAATCAAAAGAATGGAGCCTGCTGAGGTTAACCAGGAGTTAATTGACAAAGTTTACGGAGAAGGAAATGTAGAGGGTGTGGATGCGATGCGTGAAAAAATCGCTGGGGAACTAAGCCAAATGTTTGCTCAAGATAGTGACAGACTTTTCAAAAGAGATTTCGCTGACATTACATTGGAGAAGTTAAAATTAGACTTACCCCATGACTTCTTGAAAAAATGGATTCTATCGAGCAGCAAGGAAGATATTTCCATGGAAGATGTAGAAAAAGAGTACGAGCAATATGCTAACTCTTTAAAGTGGCAATTAGTAGAGAATAGAATCATCAAGGATAATGATATTAAGGTGGACTTTGAAGAGGTTCTCAACCACACGAAAAATCTATTGGCTAACCAATATGCTCAGTATGGAATGATGGTTCCTGTTGATGAGGAACTAACAGCAAACGCAAGAAAAGTTCTTGAGAACAGAGAAGAGGCTCAAAAATTATTTGAGCAACTCTACGACTTGAAAGTAATTGCTTTCCTTAAAGACACTGTTAAAATTCAGGAAAAAGAGCTTTCTTATGACGACTTCGTAAAAGAAGCACAAAAGAATTAA
- a CDS encoding ATP-binding protein: protein MATDLLPAMHSIDFPSKAENIHLVEKLIDSVCEEHKVGEDHYGNILIAMTEAVNNAIHHGNGLNPDKKTKVEFDRTEKQIRFIVVDEGSGFDFNNLPDPTAPENLEKANGRGIFLMKNLADEINFEDDGRKVELIFNLN from the coding sequence ATGGCAACAGATTTACTACCAGCTATGCATTCCATTGACTTCCCTTCAAAAGCTGAGAACATTCACTTAGTAGAAAAATTGATCGATTCAGTTTGTGAAGAGCATAAAGTAGGTGAAGACCACTACGGAAATATCCTTATTGCAATGACAGAAGCCGTAAACAACGCAATTCACCACGGAAACGGATTGAATCCAGATAAAAAAACTAAAGTTGAATTCGACAGAACTGAAAAACAGATTCGTTTCATTGTCGTGGATGAAGGGTCTGGATTTGACTTCAACAACCTCCCCGATCCAACGGCTCCAGAAAATTTAGAAAAGGCAAACGGCAGAGGTATTTTCCTGATGAAAAACTTAGCTGATGAAATCAATTTTGAAGATGACGGACGGAAGGTTGAATTGATTTTCAATCTAAATTAG